Proteins encoded together in one Eubalaena glacialis isolate mEubGla1 chromosome 7, mEubGla1.1.hap2.+ XY, whole genome shotgun sequence window:
- the GPR62 gene encoding G-protein coupled receptor 62 translates to MANATGLNAPEVAASMGLILAAVVEAAALLGNGALLVVVLRTPGLRDALYLVHLCVVDLLAAGSIMPLGLLAAPPPGLGRVRLGPAPCRAARFLSAALLPACTLGVAALGLARYRLIVHPLRPGARPPPTLVLTAVWAAAGLLGALSLLGPPPAPPPAPARCSVLAGGLEPFRPLWALLAFALPALLLLGAYGGIFLVARRAALRPPRPARGSRPRSDSLDSRLSILPPLRPRPPWGKAALAPALAVGQFAACWLPYGCACLAPAAQAAVAEAAVTWVAYSAFAAHPFLYGLLQRPVRRTLGRLARRVLPRPPRACTSRAWHPRALLQHLHRPPEGPVLGPSGTPEQARDLAGRESLSMPEAT, encoded by the coding sequence ATGGCCAACGCCACAGGGCTGAACGCACCAGAAGTCGCAGCCTCGATGGGGTTGATCCTGGCGGCTGTCGTGGAGGCGGCAGCACTGCTGGGCAACGGCGCACTGCTGGTTGTGGTGCTGCGCACGCCGGGACTACGCGACGCCCTCTACCTCGTGCACCTGTGCGTAGTGGACCTGCTGGCTGCCGGCTCCATCATGCCGCTGGGCCTGCTGGCCGCTCCGCCGCCGGGGCTGGGCCGCGTGCGCCTGGGCCCCGCGCCCTGCCGCGCGGCGCGCTTCCTCTCGGCGGCGCTGCTGCCCGCCTGTACGCTCGGCGTGGCGGCGCTCGGCCTGGCGCGCTACCGCCTCATAGTGCACCCGCTGCGGCCTGGCGCGCGGCCTCCGCCCACCCTCGTGCTCACCGCCGTGTGGGCGGCGGCGGGGCTGCTGGGCGCGCTCTCCTTGCTCGGGCCGCCGCCCGCACCGCCCCCTGCCCCGGCTCGCTGCTCGGTCCTGGCCGGGGGCCTCGAGCCCTTCCGGCCGCTCTGGGCGCTGCTGGCCTTCGCGCTGCCCGCCCTCCTGCTGCTCGGAGCCTACGGCGGCATCTTCCTCGTGGCGCGCCGCGCTGCCCTGCGGCCCCCGCGGCCCGCGCGCGGGTCCCGGCCGCGCTCCGACTCTCTGGACAGCCGCCTCTCCATCTTGCCGCCCCTTCGGCCTCGCCCGCCCTGGGGCAAAGCAGCCCTGGCCCCGGCGCTGGCCGTGGGCCAGTTCGCAGCCTGCTGGCTGCCTTACGGCTGTGCGTGCCTAGCGCCCGCTGCCCAGGCCGCCGTGGCAGAGGCGGCCGTCACCTGGGTAGCCTACTCGGCCTTCGCGGCTCACCCCTTCCTGTACGGCCTGCTGCAGCGCCCTGTACGCCGGACGCTGGGCCGCCTCGCCCGACGAGTGCTACCCCGGCCCCCGCGGGCCTGCACTTCGCGGGCCTGGCACCCGCGGGCCCTCCTGCAGCACCTCCATAGACCTCCAGAGGGCCCTGTGCTAGGCCCTTCTGGGACACCAGAACAAGCCCGGGATTTGGCAGGAAGGGAGAGCCTGAGCATGCCAGAGGCCACGTGA